A genomic window from Melanotaenia boesemani isolate fMelBoe1 chromosome 15, fMelBoe1.pri, whole genome shotgun sequence includes:
- the LOC121654038 gene encoding uncharacterized protein DDB_G0284459-like, with the protein MPQVSRSPSEVQSDPITETPVKPCRVVPDQMGKNLQYSEFSAGQSGQNALKVHEGENSDSGNSLFITQVPVPQAVRSQRRRRLTLRSEASCSEDPVTDDGESDTDREKNERTHRLPTYSFSFLTQKTGQKSTHLSAHQNRKLHYALMGGYFKCVRELWESYKRGEDLVASQPTIDMVGVNIAPISEEEEEEELEDIKVVEKKHFVVPSKAEHSKSWCSPEETVFLVRQKTRRPSVAGFESQRRQMTGVDKDSTWKPSLKAALSPDRKRRSISFISADGNASDAVAQDTETGDKCETSGENVEVQPELQNTERTLKQAKRKIFNQQENEKELDSSSSATVCEPSPTKSVKRRKKGSAAVLGPQSDVGLREHEPEGQNLLQDDDTLCSETRVKKKKKKKDRGDHEGVEEGRDQSEAEVRGQHAEAYVSAGTTEVEEAPSLSSPINEPDLPETKHKKKKRKKKKSATEDIGQDVDGHADGRVEESSVLNPENGDKKKKKKKKRNRDHMDVEESNTNTLAEHLTDNGKILKKKRKKDLNETSDVPQIPTESWKGTGDCLENTFVSQKTLEFSHVQRKKHKKKKKSAFNDNHVGESTYTHVDFNNDGTNLTESTGVSVKKKSISETCMDVSYTPDEDKNAQKTTEEKQDAEMVTKKKKNKKKKEKLSTNQIEDIETPSDCSPSGRKKKKTSSFLVADQEEKSGQRAEKTAVSEGRLTTKDAEITGSFGKSEKKKKKRSAPEENVEREEEFEEPKETSQKVLSETGVGKKKKTKRNESELISTERLENAAQTDDVVVMREKKKKDRKVIPPAATEALETEKPTSSTSASGSPTKKVKQGHRSKISHESSFCNDQELRETLVQETLSTPGNRTLGDKKKENAADNHVFEVKSLISSVKTPKTKKKERKEPSADGRLSSSLSKTSPSQKSSSKRISKSKHMKGKRRLHNPNEDFL; encoded by the exons ATGCCACAAGTTAGTCGTTCCCCATCAGAGGTTCAGTCAGACCCCATCACTGAAACCCCGGTGAAGCCATGCCGCGTTGTTCCAGATCAGATGGGGAAAAATTTGCAGTATTCAGAGTTTTCTGCCGGACAGAGCGGACAAAATGCTCTGAAGGTGCATGAAGGTGAAAACAG TGATTCGGGGAACAGCCTGTTCATCACTCAGGTACCCGTACCTCAGGCTGTGCGATCACAGAGACGGAGGCGCCTCACCTTGAGATCAGAAGCAAGTTGCAGTGAAGATCCAGTAACTGATGATGGAGAATCTGAtacagacagagagaagaatGAACGGACACACAGACTGCCAACGTACAGCTTCTCTTTCCTCACTCAGAAGACGGGGCAGAAGAGTACACATTTATCAGCCCATCAGAACAGAAAACTACAT TATGCACTGATGGGAGGCTACTTTAAATGTGTCAGAGAGCTGTGGGAGAGCTATAAAAGAGGAGAGGATCTGGTGGCATCTCAACCAACAATTGACATGGTTGGGGTCAACATTGCCCCAATATCAGA agaagaggaagaagaggagttaGAGGACATCAAAGTGGTG GAAAAGAAGCATTTTGTGGTGCCATCAAAAGCTGAGCACTCAAAATCTTGGTGCAGCCCAGAGGAGACGGTCTTTCTGGTTAGACAAAAGACGAGGAGACCAAGTGTTGCTGGATTTGAGTCACAAAGACGTCAAATGACGGGAGTAGACAAGGATTCGACATGGAAGCCATCTTTGAAGGCTGCCCTGTCTCCAGATAGAAAGAGAAGAAGCATTTCCTTCATCTCTGCTGATGGAAATGCTTCCGATGCCGTCGCGCAAGACACAGAGACGGGCGATAAATGTGAGACAAGTGGCGAAAACGTTGAGGTCCAACCTGAGCTGCAAAATACAGAGAGAACTCTTAAACAAGCAAAGAGAAAGATTTTTAAtcaacaagaaaatgaaaaagagctGGATAGCAGCAGCAGTGCTACAGTTTGTGAGCCTAGTCCAACGAAATCagtaaaaagaaggaaaaaagggtCAGCAGCTGTATTAGGTCCCCAATCTGATGTTGGTCTCAGAGAGCATGAACCTGAAGGCCAAAATCTCCTCCAGGATGATGATACACTGTGCAGTGAAACTAGggttaagaagaagaagaagaagaaagacagaGGTGATCATGAAGGTGTAGAAGAAGGAAGGGATCAGAGTGAAGCAGAGGTCAGGGGTCAGCATGCTGAAGCATATGTGAGCGCGGGAACCACAGAGGTAGAGGAGGCTCCGAGTCTGTCGTCGCCCATCAATGAGCCGGATCTTCCCGAgacaaaacataagaaaaagaagagaaaaaagaaaaaatctgcaACTGAAGATATCGGACAGGATGTGGATGGACATGCTGATGGAAGGGTGGAGGAGAGTTCTGTATTAAACCCAGAGAATGgtgacaagaaaaagaaaaaaaagaagaaaagaaaccgTGATCACATGGATGTGGAGGAGTCAAACACCAACACACTGGCTGAACATCTAACTGACAATGGCaagatattaaagaaaaaaaggaaaaaagacttAAATGAGACTTCAGATGTCCCTCAAATCCCAACAGAATCCTGGAAGGGGACTGGAGATTGTTTGGAGAATACTTTTGTCTCTCAGAAAACGTTGGAATTCAGTcatgtccaaagaaaaaagcacaaaaagaagaaaaaatcagCTTTTAATGATAATCATGTAGGAGAAAGTACTTATACACATGTGGACTTTAATAACGATGGTACAAACTTGACAGAAAGTACAGGAGTgtcagttaaaaagaaaagtatttcTGAGACATGTATGGATGTCTCGTACACTCCTGATGAAGATAAAAATgcacagaaaacaacagaagagaAGCAGGATGCTGAAATGGTgaccaagaaaaagaaaaataagaagaagaaagaaaaattaagcacAAATCAAATAGAGGACATAGAAACCCCAAGTGATTGTTCACCGTCTGGtcggaaaaagaagaagacctCTTCCTTCCTTGTTGCTGATCAAGAGGAAAAATCCGGTCAGCGTGCAGAAAAAACTGCCGTCAGCGAAGGTCGTCTCACGACCAAAGATGCAGAAATCACTGGAAGTTTTGGGAaatcagaaaagaagaaaaagaagaggtcaGCTCCAGAAGAGAATgtggaaagagaagaagagtttGAGGAACCAAAGGAAACAAGTCAGAAGGTTTTATCTGAAACGGGGGtcgggaaaaaaaagaagactaagAGAAATGAAAGTGAGCTGATCAGCACAGAAAGATTGGAAAATGCAGCTCAAACAGATGATGTTGTAGtgatgagggaaaaaaagaagaaagacagaaaagtaaTTCCCCCAGCTGCCACTGAAGCCctggaaacagaaaaacctACATCCAGTACTTCTGCCTCAGGTTCGCCCACGAAAAAGGTCAAACAGGGTCACAGGTCTAAAATATCCCATGAGAGCAGCTTCTGTAATGACCAAGAGCTCAGAGAAACTCTAGTTCAGGAAACTTTAAGCACACCTGGAAATAGGACATTAGGtgataagaaaaaagagaacGCTgctgataaccatgtgttcgaAGTGAAATCATTGATCAGTTCTGTGAAGACGCCTAAAaccaaaaagaaggaaagaaaagagcCATCAGCTGATGGTAGATTAAGCTCTTCATTATCAAAGACTTCTCCCTCACAAAAATCCTCTTCAAAGAGAATCAGCAAAAGCAAGCATATGAAGGGCAAAAGGAGACTTCATAATCCAAACGAGGACTTTCTTTGA
- the aspa gene encoding aspartoacylase, with the protein MSSNNNTARFSEARRVAIFGGTHGNEMSGVTLVNLWVKNSAEIQRKGVETKPFVANPKAVEKCSRYVDTDLNRAFTPENLSASGGDELPYEVRRAQEINRIFGPKGSPEAYDVIFDLHNTTSNMGCTLILESSKDHFNLQMMNYIKKAIAPASCLVLLNEHPLLKYSTSRSVAKHPVGLEVGPQPQGVLRSNIFEAMRVILKHALDFIELFNEGMEFPPCTVEVFRVSERIDYPRDANGNIIAMVHPNLQDCDWEPLNPGDPMFQTFDGKTIHYQGSGTVYPTFINEAAYYEKQQAFVTTRRETLAASAIRKA; encoded by the exons ATGTCCTCCAACAACAACACCGCGCGCTTTAGCGAAGCGAGAAGGGTCGCTATCTTCGGAGGGACGCACGGGAACGAGATGTCAGGTGTGACACTTGTCAATCTCTGGGTGAAGAACAGCGCCGAGATACAGAGGAAAGGAGTCGAGACCAAACCGTTCGTCGCCAACCCAAAGGCTGTGGAGAAGTGCAGCAGATATGTGGACACGGATCTGAACCGAGCTTTCACCCCGGAAAACCTCAG TGCCTCAGGAGGTGATGAGCTGCCCTACGAGGTGCGGAGAGCCCAGGAGATCAACAGGATATTTGGGCCTAAAGGAAGCCCAGAGGCCTACGATGTCATCTTTGACCTCCACAACACCACATCCAACATGGGCTGCACTCTGATTTTAGAAAGCTCCAAGGATCACTTCAATCTGCAGATGATGAATTACATAAAG aAAGCCATCGCCCCCGCTAGTTGTCTCGTTCTGCTAAACGAACACCCTCTCCTGAAATATTCCACTTCACGCTCTGTAGCCAAGCACCCTGTTG GTCTGGAAGTGGGTCCCCAGCCTCAAGGTGTTTTGAGGAGTAATATCTTTGAAGCCATGAGAGTAATACTGAAACATGCCCTGGATTTCATCGAACTCTTTAACGAAG GCATGGAATTCCCTCCCTGCACAGTGGAAGTCTTTCGGGTCTCCGAGAGGATCGACTATCCCAGAGATGCCAACGGAAACATCATCGCTATGGTTCACCCCAACCTGCAG gacTGTGACTGGGAGCCGCTGAACCCCGGCGACCCAATGTTCCAAACGTTTGACGGAAAGACCATCCACTACCAAGGCTCCGGGACTGTCTACCCCACTTTTATTAATGAGGCAGCATATTATGAGAAACAACAGGCATTTGTGACCACCAGACGAGAAACCTTGGCTGCAAGTGCCATCAGaaaagcatga